One window of Vespula pensylvanica isolate Volc-1 chromosome 17, ASM1446617v1, whole genome shotgun sequence genomic DNA carries:
- the LOC122635197 gene encoding phosphoinositide 3-kinase regulatory subunit 4 isoform X1, whose protein sequence is MGNQLVGIAPSQIFPVEHYLTDHNDLLFDVNLGSTRFFKVARARSEEGLIVVKVFAIHDPTLPLSAYKEKLEEIRSKLASAVNCLPFQRTILTEKAGSIMREYVKYSLYDRISTRPFLTSIEKKWITFQVLYALHQAHKFGVCHGDIKLENIMITSWNWVLLTDFASFKPTYLPEDNPADFSYFFDTSRRRTCYIAPERFVKTLSSELSNTILLPEQEVKTGDLNPMMDIFSAGCALTELYNEGHPPFDFSQLLAYRNNEYSVAKHLDSIEDVGIRELLGSMLERNPANRKCAEIYLAQARGTVFPEYFYSFLQSYMLIFSAAPILSPDEKINRLKKDIGNIISIFKAEETERIKMNQKNGQCESNVESTKEDSGQSEENTVIETDSDQSFDKSELNQVDQKTSSIPDTGCDIATEQNLHSKQSQAAGKNSTEIDKKTITPAEILEGLVIVTQLVTSCIRGLHHSQSKLQSLEILLELAENTSDETILDRILPYIFHLVHDPAPRVRVSAIHTLTKCLHLVKSIPPSDVNIFPEYILPGLSHITQDEAVIVRAAYAENIAHLAHIALRYLENSHLSNLGNKEGPKPSYDSELQTLHEMVQQSVSMLLTDPQNLVKQTLMENGINKLCVFFGKQKANDILLSHVITFLNDKEDKELRGSFFECIVGVAAYVGWHSSPILMPLLQQGLADPEEFVTTKAINAMTTLTELGLLHKSALYQLLSETMVFLVHPNLWIRHATVGFISASARTLNVVDVQCKVQTMIQPYLKHPLIQIEKEVLLLEALVAPILRIIYDEVIKCNDIEKLFQVLEQRQSARVEATTGIVPRYNDMSISLSKLFRRLNSESMTETVEDQLLIMKPHLMKINKYRNSVDTKQSTVKPLDGKLELNTMKDKIRHHIVILYPDTKGDLGLPSYKRLDRRTSDTTGTYASMNQEWRTMFAAQDNTQHTVLKLADMTGNSGSPNQSMHGGDIHLSPQHSLSDMNSINEHSLHERSYIQYATLYGFADRCAPCRLEVRQLTYRKQEQHAAALRAQHWADNIAWQTGSRLLPSGWRPRGVPVAHLHEHRAAVNRLVSIPDSSLFASSSADGCIKIWDASRMEGRSIVNRSRQTYMHRGGPLVGLAVCEQGQSIASSASQSGTVFILRIEPNSSKMSVLYSRQLDVQDEGCAVDIQYLDSGSQSVLVYASLYGSLVGWDLRCPGTTWRLENDLKYGIITSFCVNSYQQWLTLGTSSGVHTCWDLRFQLPITNIKHPTGARVRKVITHPTEHSWIISAVQGNNEISMWNLETDFRQMVLWASSAPPLSHSQGGHSVCSMYSGCIDRSGFLLAGGTDMRLRFWDLNTPNDSHVALPAANDVVPPNSYAYEQRLIDGTNVVQEVLAGGCSMPSSGGGSNVRGRNPEEGGQGPETPPSGHHDTISAVAMSNTCILTGSTDGLIQVWK, encoded by the exons ATGGGAAATCAACTAGTGGGCATTGCCCCCAGCCAAATATTTCCAGTAGAACATTATTTAACAGATCACAATGATTTACTATTCGACGTTAA CCTAGGAAGCACTAGATTTTTCAAAGTAGCACGAGCACGAAGCGAAGAGGGATTGATAGTAGTTAAAGTTTTTGCAATACACGATCCAACATTACCACTGTCAGCTTATAAGGAGAAACTAGAAGAAATTAGATCAAAGCTTGCTTCTGCAGTAAATTGTTTACCCTTTCAAAGAACGATT TTGACAGAAAAGGCTGGCTCGATAATGAGGGAATAcgtaaaatattctttgtaCGATAGAATCAGTACTAGGCCGTTTTTAACAAGCATTGAAAAAAAGTGGATTACTTTCCAAGTTCTCTATGCGCTTCATCAAGCTCATAAG TTTGGTGTTTGTCACGGAGACATAAAactagaaaatataatgataaccAGCTGGAACTGGGTACTGCTGACAGATTTCGCGAGTTTTAAACCAACCTATCTACCAGAAGATAATCCTGCtgatttctcttatttttttgacacatcaagaagaagaacatgTTATATAGCACCTGAAAGATTTGTAAAAACACTTTCCTCTGAATTGAGCAATACCATTTTACTACCCGAACAAGAAGTAAAAACTGGTGATTTAAATCCAATGATGGATATCTTTTCTGCAGGTTGTGCTTTAAcagaattatataatgaaGGACATCCGCCGTTTGACTTCTCTCAACTTTTAg CATATAGGAATAACGAATATTCGGTCGCTAAACATCTGGATTCCATAGAAGATGTTGGTATACGAGAGCTACTTGGTTCTATGCTAGAAAGGAACCCCGCGAATCGAAAATGCGCAGAGATTTATTTGGCGCAAGCCCGTGGAACAGTCTTTcctgaatatttttattcttttctacagTCTTACATGCTTATTTTCTCAGCAGCACCCATTCTTTCGCCggatgagaaaataaatagattgaaaaaagatattggaAATATTATAAGCATATTTAAAGCGGAAGAAACTGAGAGAATAAAGATGAATCAAAAGAATGGCCAATGTGAAAGTAACGTGGAATCTACGAAAGAAGATTCTGGTCAAAGCGAAGAAAATACAGTAATTGAAACTGACAGTGATCAAAGCTTTGATAAGAGCGAATTAAATCAAGTAGATCAGAAAACCTCGTCGATACCTGACACTGGCTGTGATATTGCGACTGAACAGAATTTGCATTCTAAACAATCTCAAGCAGCGGGAAAAAATAGTAcggagatagataaaaaaactATTACTCCTGCTGAGATTTTAGAAGGTCTCGTTATTGTGACACAACTTGTAACCTCCTGTATAAGAGGTCTGCATCATTCTCAATCTAAGCTACAGAGTTTAGAAATTTTGCTTGAACTAGCGGAAAATACATCGGACGAAACAATCCTTGACAGAATTTTGCCGTACATc TTTCATTTAGTTCATGATCCAGCACCACGCGTAAGAGTATCCGCTATTCATACGTTAACGAAATGTTTGCATCTTGTGAAATCGATCCCACCCTCCGACGTGAATATATTTCCCGAATATATTCTGCCAGGCTTATCGCATATTACTCAAGATGAGGCAGTTATTGTTAGAGCAGCTTATGCAGAAAACATCGCTCATCTCGCTCATATTGCGTTACGATATCTTGAGAATTCTCACTTATCTAATCTTGGGAACAAAGAAGGACCAAAGCCTAGTTACGATAGTGAGCTGCAAACGTTGCACGAAATG GTGCAACAATCTGTGTCCATGCTTTTAACAGATCCGCAAAACTTGGTAAAGCAAACTTTGATGGAAAAtggaataaacaaattatgtGTATTTTTTGGAAAGCAAAAAGCAAACGACATTTTATTGAGTCACGTCATCACTTTTTTAAATgacaaagaagataaagagctTAGAGGATCGTTTTTCGAATGTATAGTCGGCGTAGCAGCTTATGTTGGCTGGCACAGTAGTCCAATACTTATGCCTCTTCTTCAACAAGGTTTAGCAGATCCCGAAGAATTTGTTACGACAAAAGCTATTAACGCGATGACAACTCTTACAGAGTTGGGTTTATTACATAAATCTGCTTTGTATCAACTTCTATCCGAAACTATGGTTTTTTTG GTGCATCCAAACCTGTGGATCAGGCATGCAACTGTAGGATTTATATCGGCGTCAGCGAGAACACTCAATGTAGTCGATGTACAATGTAAAGTTCAAACGATGATACAACCATATTTAAAGCATCCACTTATTCAGATCGAGAAGGAAGTTCTATTGTTGGAAGCTCTCGTGGCTCCTATTCTACGTATAATTTACGATGAggtaataaaatgtaatgacatagagaaattatttcaagtcCTTGAACAAAGACAATCTGCAAGGGTCGAGGCAACTACAGGAATCGTTCCACGATATAATGATATGTCAATTTCGTTAAGCAAA CTTTTTAGACGTTTGAATTCCGAATCTATGACGGAAACGGTTGAGGACCAATTGCTCATAATGAAACcacatttaatgaaaataaataaataccgTAATTCGGTCGATACCAAACAGAGCACGGTCAAACCTCTGGATGGAAAATTAGAGTTGAATACTATGAAGGATAAGATAAGACATCACATTGTCATACTGTATCCAGATACGAAAGGTGATTTAGGTCTTCCATCTTATAAACGATTGGATAGAAGAACGTCCGACACTACCGGTACTTATGCCTCGATGAATCAAGAATGGCGCACGATGTTTGCAGCACAAGACAATACTCAG CATACGGTTTTAAAGTTGGCGGATATGACCGGGAATAGTGGAAGTCCTAATCAAAGTATGCACGGAGGTGATATACACTTGTCGCCACAACATAGTCTGTCTGACATGAATAGTATAAACGAACATTCTCTACACGAACGATCTTACATACAAT ATGCAACACTTTATGGTTTTGCAGATCGATGTGCACCTTGCAGATTAGAAGTAAGACAATTGACTTATAGAAAACAAGAGCAGCATGCAGCTGCTTTAAGGGCACAACATTGGGCTGATAATATTGCATGGCAAACTG GCTCTAGATTACTACCAAGTGGATGGAGACCACGAGGTGTTCCCGTTGCTCATCTACACGAACATAGAGCTGCAGTTAATAGATTAGTGTCTATTCCAGACAGTAGTCTCTTTGCTAGTTCTTCGGCGGATGGATGCATTAAGATATGGGATGCTAGCAGAATGGAGGGTCGAAGCATTGTTAATCGTTCTAG GCAAACGTACATGCACAGAGGTGGTCCTCTTGTTGGTTTAGCTGTCTGTGAACAGGGACAATCGATAGCAAGTTCTGCTAGCCAATCTGGAACAGTATTTATATTGAGGATAGAACCAAATTCCAGTAAAATGAGTGTTCTTTACTCTCGACAGTTGGACGTTCAA GACGAAGGATGTGCAGTCGACATACAATATTTAGATTCTGGATCGCAATCAGTTCTTGTGTACGCTTCGCTGTATGGATCCTTAGTAGGATGGGACTTGCGATGTCCTGGAACGACGTGGCGATTGGAAAATGATTTGAAGTATGGAATAATAACTTCATTTTGTGTTAATAGTTATCAACAATGGTTAACTCTTGGTACAAGCTCAGGTGTTCATACTTGTTGGGATTTAAGATTCCAATTACCTATTACCAATATCAAACATCCAACAG GGGCAAGAGTTAGGAAAGTTATAACGCATCCTACTGAACATTCGTGGATAATATCAGCCGTACAAGGGAACAATGAAATTTCCATGTGGAATTTGGAAACGGATTTCAGACAAATGGTACTTTGGGCGTCGAGCGCGCCACCGCTCAGTCATAGTCAAGGTGGTCACAGCGTTTGCTCGATGTATTCGGGATGCATCGATCGTTCGGGCTTCTTGTTAGCCGGTGGAACCGATATGCGATTACGTTTTTGGGACTTGAACACACCCAACGACTCTCACGTTGCATTACCCGCAGCCAATGACGTTGTTCCTCCAAATTCGTACGCATATGA ACAACGCTTGATAGATGGTACAAACGTAGTTCAAGAAGTACTAGCGGGTGGTTGTTCTATGCCCTCGTCAGGAGGAGGCAGTAATGTCAGAGGAAGAAATCCAGAGGAAGGTGGACAAGGACCAGAAACTCCGCCGTCTGGTCATCACGACACTATATCTGCCGTAGCTATGTCCAATACGTGTATACTCACGGGCAGTACCGACGGATTAATACAAGTTTGGAAatga
- the LOC122635197 gene encoding phosphoinositide 3-kinase regulatory subunit 4 isoform X2: MGNQLVGIAPSQIFPVEHYLTDHNDLLFDVNLGSTRFFKVARARSEEGLIVVKVFAIHDPTLPLSAYKEKLEEIRSKLASAVNCLPFQRTILTEKAGSIMREYVKYSLYDRISTRPFLTSIEKKWITFQVLYALHQAHKFGVCHGDIKLENIMITSWNWVLLTDFASFKPTYLPEDNPADFSYFFDTSRRRTCYIAPERFVKTLSSELSNTILLPEQEVKTGDLNPMMDIFSAGCALTELYNEGHPPFDFSQLLAYRNNEYSVAKHLDSIEDVGIRELLGSMLERNPANRKCAEIYLAQARGTVFPEYFYSFLQSYMLIFSAAPILSPDEKINRLKKDIGNIISIFKAEETERIKMNQKNGQCESNVESTKEDSGQSEENTVIETDSDQSFDKSELNQVDQKTSSIPDTGCDIATEQNLHSKQSQAAGKNSTEIDKKTITPAEILEGLVIVTQLVTSCIRGLHHSQSKLQSLEILLELAENTSDETILDRILPYIFHLVHDPAPRVRVSAIHTLTKCLHLVKSIPPSDVNIFPEYILPGLSHITQDEAVIVRAAYAENIAHLAHIALRYLENSHLSNLGNKEGPKPSYDSELQTLHEMVQQSVSMLLTDPQNLVKQTLMENGINKLCVFFGKQKANDILLSHVITFLNDKEDKELRGSFFECIVGVAAYVGWHSSPILMPLLQQGLADPEEFVTTKAINAMTTLTELGLLHKSALYQLLSETMVFLVHPNLWIRHATVGFISASARTLNVVDVQCKVQTMIQPYLKHPLIQIEKEVLLLEALVAPILRIIYDEVIKCNDIEKLFQVLEQRQSARVEATTGIVPRYNDMSISLSKLFRRLNSESMTETVEDQLLIMKPHLMKINKYRNSVDTKQSTVKPLDGKLELNTMKDKIRHHIVILYPDTKGDLGLPSYKRLDRRTSDTTGTYASMNQEWRTMFAAQDNTQHTVLKLADMTGNSGSPNQSMHGGDIHLSPQHSLSDMNSINEHSLHERSYIQYRCAPCRLEVRQLTYRKQEQHAAALRAQHWADNIAWQTGSRLLPSGWRPRGVPVAHLHEHRAAVNRLVSIPDSSLFASSSADGCIKIWDASRMEGRSIVNRSRQTYMHRGGPLVGLAVCEQGQSIASSASQSGTVFILRIEPNSSKMSVLYSRQLDVQDEGCAVDIQYLDSGSQSVLVYASLYGSLVGWDLRCPGTTWRLENDLKYGIITSFCVNSYQQWLTLGTSSGVHTCWDLRFQLPITNIKHPTGARVRKVITHPTEHSWIISAVQGNNEISMWNLETDFRQMVLWASSAPPLSHSQGGHSVCSMYSGCIDRSGFLLAGGTDMRLRFWDLNTPNDSHVALPAANDVVPPNSYAYEQRLIDGTNVVQEVLAGGCSMPSSGGGSNVRGRNPEEGGQGPETPPSGHHDTISAVAMSNTCILTGSTDGLIQVWK; the protein is encoded by the exons ATGGGAAATCAACTAGTGGGCATTGCCCCCAGCCAAATATTTCCAGTAGAACATTATTTAACAGATCACAATGATTTACTATTCGACGTTAA CCTAGGAAGCACTAGATTTTTCAAAGTAGCACGAGCACGAAGCGAAGAGGGATTGATAGTAGTTAAAGTTTTTGCAATACACGATCCAACATTACCACTGTCAGCTTATAAGGAGAAACTAGAAGAAATTAGATCAAAGCTTGCTTCTGCAGTAAATTGTTTACCCTTTCAAAGAACGATT TTGACAGAAAAGGCTGGCTCGATAATGAGGGAATAcgtaaaatattctttgtaCGATAGAATCAGTACTAGGCCGTTTTTAACAAGCATTGAAAAAAAGTGGATTACTTTCCAAGTTCTCTATGCGCTTCATCAAGCTCATAAG TTTGGTGTTTGTCACGGAGACATAAAactagaaaatataatgataaccAGCTGGAACTGGGTACTGCTGACAGATTTCGCGAGTTTTAAACCAACCTATCTACCAGAAGATAATCCTGCtgatttctcttatttttttgacacatcaagaagaagaacatgTTATATAGCACCTGAAAGATTTGTAAAAACACTTTCCTCTGAATTGAGCAATACCATTTTACTACCCGAACAAGAAGTAAAAACTGGTGATTTAAATCCAATGATGGATATCTTTTCTGCAGGTTGTGCTTTAAcagaattatataatgaaGGACATCCGCCGTTTGACTTCTCTCAACTTTTAg CATATAGGAATAACGAATATTCGGTCGCTAAACATCTGGATTCCATAGAAGATGTTGGTATACGAGAGCTACTTGGTTCTATGCTAGAAAGGAACCCCGCGAATCGAAAATGCGCAGAGATTTATTTGGCGCAAGCCCGTGGAACAGTCTTTcctgaatatttttattcttttctacagTCTTACATGCTTATTTTCTCAGCAGCACCCATTCTTTCGCCggatgagaaaataaatagattgaaaaaagatattggaAATATTATAAGCATATTTAAAGCGGAAGAAACTGAGAGAATAAAGATGAATCAAAAGAATGGCCAATGTGAAAGTAACGTGGAATCTACGAAAGAAGATTCTGGTCAAAGCGAAGAAAATACAGTAATTGAAACTGACAGTGATCAAAGCTTTGATAAGAGCGAATTAAATCAAGTAGATCAGAAAACCTCGTCGATACCTGACACTGGCTGTGATATTGCGACTGAACAGAATTTGCATTCTAAACAATCTCAAGCAGCGGGAAAAAATAGTAcggagatagataaaaaaactATTACTCCTGCTGAGATTTTAGAAGGTCTCGTTATTGTGACACAACTTGTAACCTCCTGTATAAGAGGTCTGCATCATTCTCAATCTAAGCTACAGAGTTTAGAAATTTTGCTTGAACTAGCGGAAAATACATCGGACGAAACAATCCTTGACAGAATTTTGCCGTACATc TTTCATTTAGTTCATGATCCAGCACCACGCGTAAGAGTATCCGCTATTCATACGTTAACGAAATGTTTGCATCTTGTGAAATCGATCCCACCCTCCGACGTGAATATATTTCCCGAATATATTCTGCCAGGCTTATCGCATATTACTCAAGATGAGGCAGTTATTGTTAGAGCAGCTTATGCAGAAAACATCGCTCATCTCGCTCATATTGCGTTACGATATCTTGAGAATTCTCACTTATCTAATCTTGGGAACAAAGAAGGACCAAAGCCTAGTTACGATAGTGAGCTGCAAACGTTGCACGAAATG GTGCAACAATCTGTGTCCATGCTTTTAACAGATCCGCAAAACTTGGTAAAGCAAACTTTGATGGAAAAtggaataaacaaattatgtGTATTTTTTGGAAAGCAAAAAGCAAACGACATTTTATTGAGTCACGTCATCACTTTTTTAAATgacaaagaagataaagagctTAGAGGATCGTTTTTCGAATGTATAGTCGGCGTAGCAGCTTATGTTGGCTGGCACAGTAGTCCAATACTTATGCCTCTTCTTCAACAAGGTTTAGCAGATCCCGAAGAATTTGTTACGACAAAAGCTATTAACGCGATGACAACTCTTACAGAGTTGGGTTTATTACATAAATCTGCTTTGTATCAACTTCTATCCGAAACTATGGTTTTTTTG GTGCATCCAAACCTGTGGATCAGGCATGCAACTGTAGGATTTATATCGGCGTCAGCGAGAACACTCAATGTAGTCGATGTACAATGTAAAGTTCAAACGATGATACAACCATATTTAAAGCATCCACTTATTCAGATCGAGAAGGAAGTTCTATTGTTGGAAGCTCTCGTGGCTCCTATTCTACGTATAATTTACGATGAggtaataaaatgtaatgacatagagaaattatttcaagtcCTTGAACAAAGACAATCTGCAAGGGTCGAGGCAACTACAGGAATCGTTCCACGATATAATGATATGTCAATTTCGTTAAGCAAA CTTTTTAGACGTTTGAATTCCGAATCTATGACGGAAACGGTTGAGGACCAATTGCTCATAATGAAACcacatttaatgaaaataaataaataccgTAATTCGGTCGATACCAAACAGAGCACGGTCAAACCTCTGGATGGAAAATTAGAGTTGAATACTATGAAGGATAAGATAAGACATCACATTGTCATACTGTATCCAGATACGAAAGGTGATTTAGGTCTTCCATCTTATAAACGATTGGATAGAAGAACGTCCGACACTACCGGTACTTATGCCTCGATGAATCAAGAATGGCGCACGATGTTTGCAGCACAAGACAATACTCAG CATACGGTTTTAAAGTTGGCGGATATGACCGGGAATAGTGGAAGTCCTAATCAAAGTATGCACGGAGGTGATATACACTTGTCGCCACAACATAGTCTGTCTGACATGAATAGTATAAACGAACATTCTCTACACGAACGATCTTACATACAAT ATCGATGTGCACCTTGCAGATTAGAAGTAAGACAATTGACTTATAGAAAACAAGAGCAGCATGCAGCTGCTTTAAGGGCACAACATTGGGCTGATAATATTGCATGGCAAACTG GCTCTAGATTACTACCAAGTGGATGGAGACCACGAGGTGTTCCCGTTGCTCATCTACACGAACATAGAGCTGCAGTTAATAGATTAGTGTCTATTCCAGACAGTAGTCTCTTTGCTAGTTCTTCGGCGGATGGATGCATTAAGATATGGGATGCTAGCAGAATGGAGGGTCGAAGCATTGTTAATCGTTCTAG GCAAACGTACATGCACAGAGGTGGTCCTCTTGTTGGTTTAGCTGTCTGTGAACAGGGACAATCGATAGCAAGTTCTGCTAGCCAATCTGGAACAGTATTTATATTGAGGATAGAACCAAATTCCAGTAAAATGAGTGTTCTTTACTCTCGACAGTTGGACGTTCAA GACGAAGGATGTGCAGTCGACATACAATATTTAGATTCTGGATCGCAATCAGTTCTTGTGTACGCTTCGCTGTATGGATCCTTAGTAGGATGGGACTTGCGATGTCCTGGAACGACGTGGCGATTGGAAAATGATTTGAAGTATGGAATAATAACTTCATTTTGTGTTAATAGTTATCAACAATGGTTAACTCTTGGTACAAGCTCAGGTGTTCATACTTGTTGGGATTTAAGATTCCAATTACCTATTACCAATATCAAACATCCAACAG GGGCAAGAGTTAGGAAAGTTATAACGCATCCTACTGAACATTCGTGGATAATATCAGCCGTACAAGGGAACAATGAAATTTCCATGTGGAATTTGGAAACGGATTTCAGACAAATGGTACTTTGGGCGTCGAGCGCGCCACCGCTCAGTCATAGTCAAGGTGGTCACAGCGTTTGCTCGATGTATTCGGGATGCATCGATCGTTCGGGCTTCTTGTTAGCCGGTGGAACCGATATGCGATTACGTTTTTGGGACTTGAACACACCCAACGACTCTCACGTTGCATTACCCGCAGCCAATGACGTTGTTCCTCCAAATTCGTACGCATATGA ACAACGCTTGATAGATGGTACAAACGTAGTTCAAGAAGTACTAGCGGGTGGTTGTTCTATGCCCTCGTCAGGAGGAGGCAGTAATGTCAGAGGAAGAAATCCAGAGGAAGGTGGACAAGGACCAGAAACTCCGCCGTCTGGTCATCACGACACTATATCTGCCGTAGCTATGTCCAATACGTGTATACTCACGGGCAGTACCGACGGATTAATACAAGTTTGGAAatga